Part of the Sporosarcina sp. 6E9 genome is shown below.
AAGATGGCTTTTTGGAAGAGCGTCGAGGAAAAGGAAGCGTCGGACGCCCATCAACACAGCGCTTATCGGCTGAAAAGAAATTGGAGAAAGCCGAAGCGCGTATTAAATATTTAGAAGCGGAAAATGAGCTTTTAAAAAAGCTAGAGGTACTAGAAAGGATGGCGATGAAACGCAAGTAGCCCCACATGAAAAATACGAGGTAATCTATGAGGTCATTCGTAAACACGGACTTCAAAATTGTGTTTCAGTCCTATGTAAAGAAGCAAATGTCAGTCGAAGTGGCTATTATGACTGGTTACAAAACATGGAAAAACATGAAATTCGAGAAAATAATGACTATGAGGATTATCTTTTTTTAAAGTGCATCTACGATGCATTCAAAGGGAAAATTGGTTACCGCAGGATTTATATGAAGGTATGCGAACTGCTTGAAACACCGATAAATCCGAAGAAAATACGTCGCCTTATGCGCAAATATAACTTTTTTGCGAAAGTCCGACGTGCCAATCCTTACAAAAACATTGCCAAAGCGACTCAGGAACACAAAACATTACCAAACATATTGAAACGTAAATTCACCCAAGACGAACCAGGTAAGGTGCTCTTAACTGATATTACCTATTTCAAATATCATGGAAAAACAGCGTATCTCTCTTGCGTAAAGGACGTCGCAACGCGCGAAATTCTCGCATATGAATTATCAAGTACTCTCAAGATGTCGATTGTTTACAAGACTCTCAAGAAATTAAACGACAAGATAGCAGGAAATGTACATCCGGAAGCAATGATTCACTCTGATCAAGGATTTCACTATACGCATCCAGAATTTCAAAAACGTGTAAGAAAAATGAAGTTGAAGCAATCTATGTCTCGGAGAGGCAACTGCCTTGATAACGCGCCAATGGAATCTTTCTTCGGTCACATGAAGGATGAATTGGACTATAAAGAAGCAAAGAACTTTGGAGAATTAAAACAAATGATTGATCAATATATGATTTATTACAACGAATCAAGAAGACAATGGAATCTAAAAAAGATGACTCCGATTGAATATCGAAGCCATCTTATAGCTGCCTAAAAAGCAGCCGGTCTTTTATTAAACTGTCCGAAATTTAGGGCGCAGTTCA
Proteins encoded:
- a CDS encoding IS3 family transposase (programmed frameshift), with the translated sequence MSKIHFNEHQRKILEMNPNVASVSDRAIQYSPAFKIQAVKDNRAGKGPTQIFIENGFDIEMIGRERVNSALKGWRKTFQTYGEDGFLEERRGKGSVGRPSTQRLSAEKKLEKAEARIKYLEAENELFKKARGTRKDGDETQVAPHEKYEVIYEVIRKHGLQNCVSVLCKEANVSRSGYYDWLQNMEKHEIRENNDYEDYLFLKCIYDAFKGKIGYRRIYMKVCELLETPINPKKIRRLMRKYNFFAKVRRANPYKNIAKATQEHKTLPNILKRKFTQDEPGKVLLTDITYFKYHGKTAYLSCVKDVATREILAYELSSTLKMSIVYKTLKKLNDKIAGNVHPEAMIHSDQGFHYTHPEFQKRVRKMKLKQSMSRRGNCLDNAPMESFFGHMKDELDYKEAKNFGELKQMIDQYMIYYNESRRQWNLKKMTPIEYRSHLIAA